From a single Fusobacterium ulcerans ATCC 49185 genomic region:
- the smc gene encoding chromosome segregation protein SMC, which produces MYLKAVEIFGFKSFGERVYIEFNRGITSIVGPNGSGKSNILDAVLWVLGEQSYKNIRAKESSDVIFSGGKDKKPMNSAEVSLYIDNTDSFLPLENEEIKVTRKLYATGDNEYYINDVKTRLKDIGNLFLDTGVGKSAYSVIGQGKVERIIGSSSKEIKGIIEEAAGIKKFQIKKNEAVKNLSNVELELEKIDLVLREVKENRDRVEKQAGKAQEYLNLKDERDKLAKGIYLSEFNEKQTQLDDGDAVKEKLTSEAAELEMEFNSIENRLDEIDKEKLVLKKEIEELSGKNQELKREIELKEREKVRISERVEGYKREVSDRHERMTNSDLKISEKSKSLDMLVEERETLKEKIEKLSEENLKFESQLKELENTKKEFDLGMELKKKKVMELELEKLKLLNEIESSSRRVKGSNTKITNLREELSSYDIKLNSAVTELRKAEISKAEKEKKLIEIEERGTFLEEEISKLSQRSNKLSEIVRTAEYDEKRHSAKLQALVRMEENNEGFFKGVKEVLNSKIIGIEGVFISLVTIPEKLEKAIEAGIPGNIQDIVVDTGDTAKKAINFLKERKAGRASFLALDTIKVPVKREIKINIPGVIGRAAELVTADERYKSVVEFVLGNLLIVENLDTALKIVKNNMFMGNVVTLSGELMSSRGRITGGDSGNSTASQIFERKKEIRILKETVEKLTSTIKNASTEQNEISKNLENFENEIDKIDSLEDGVRKQLKLAEELYNDYILKKERIEKDRRVVKVELEEEEKYSQEFEKRINSSKDERERVDQVIAEIKADEEHETEKIREINTAIEKKKEEFSDVRILFMNSQDRLGQLDREEEREKKEYEFLVDEKRNMEEKTAFLENEIISLEEKEKILKTEIEERINKYESENTEVQERKVKNEALTEEERTLNKKRKETESYLLHKRDSLNRVEESLERTKIDLERLKDILSTLEEVEAIEVEEEKLKELKDRLKTLDNRLKNFQAVNLLAIEEFKELNNKYIFLTTQKDDLVKGKDILMELIKEIDDTIHEKFFTAYKEIDANFNQMCMETLNNSEGKLLVINPENFDECGVEIFVKFKNKKRQTLSLLSGGEKSMVAIAFIMSIFMYKPSPFTFLDEIEAALDEKNTRKLIGKLKEFTEKSQFILITHNKDTMRESESIFGVTMNKEIGISKIVPVKF; this is translated from the coding sequence ATGTATTTAAAAGCTGTTGAGATATTTGGATTCAAGTCTTTTGGAGAGAGAGTATATATAGAATTCAACAGAGGGATTACATCTATTGTAGGTCCTAATGGAAGTGGAAAATCAAATATTCTGGATGCAGTCCTATGGGTACTTGGAGAGCAGTCCTATAAAAATATCAGAGCAAAGGAAAGTTCTGATGTCATTTTTTCTGGTGGAAAAGATAAAAAACCAATGAATTCAGCAGAAGTTTCATTGTATATAGACAATACTGATTCTTTTCTCCCATTAGAAAATGAAGAGATAAAAGTAACTAGAAAACTTTATGCCACTGGTGATAATGAATACTATATAAATGATGTAAAAACAAGATTAAAAGATATAGGAAACCTGTTTCTTGATACTGGAGTAGGTAAAAGTGCTTATTCTGTTATTGGACAGGGAAAAGTAGAACGTATTATTGGTTCATCTTCAAAAGAGATAAAAGGAATTATTGAAGAAGCCGCTGGAATAAAAAAGTTTCAAATAAAAAAAAATGAAGCTGTAAAAAATCTCAGTAATGTAGAACTTGAATTAGAAAAAATAGATTTAGTTTTAAGAGAAGTAAAAGAAAACAGAGATAGAGTGGAAAAACAAGCTGGAAAGGCTCAAGAATATCTTAATCTCAAAGATGAAAGAGATAAACTGGCAAAGGGAATATACCTCAGTGAATTTAATGAGAAACAGACTCAATTAGATGATGGGGATGCTGTAAAGGAAAAGCTTACATCTGAAGCTGCTGAACTGGAAATGGAATTTAATTCAATTGAAAACAGGCTTGATGAAATCGATAAAGAAAAGCTTGTACTGAAAAAAGAGATTGAAGAATTAAGTGGAAAAAATCAGGAACTAAAAAGAGAGATTGAGCTTAAAGAAAGAGAAAAAGTAAGAATAAGCGAGAGAGTAGAAGGGTACAAAAGAGAAGTCAGTGACAGACATGAAAGAATGACAAACAGCGACCTCAAAATATCTGAAAAATCAAAATCTCTTGATATGTTGGTTGAAGAAAGAGAAACGCTCAAGGAAAAAATAGAAAAACTTTCAGAAGAAAATTTAAAATTTGAATCTCAGTTAAAAGAACTGGAAAATACAAAAAAAGAATTTGATCTGGGAATGGAACTTAAAAAGAAAAAAGTTATGGAGCTGGAACTAGAAAAACTAAAGCTTCTAAATGAAATAGAAAGTTCAAGTAGAAGAGTAAAAGGAAGCAACACTAAAATTACAAATCTTAGAGAAGAACTTTCATCTTATGATATCAAATTAAATTCTGCTGTAACAGAACTAAGAAAAGCTGAAATTTCAAAAGCTGAAAAAGAGAAAAAACTTATTGAAATTGAAGAAAGAGGAACATTTCTAGAAGAAGAAATAAGCAAACTCAGCCAGAGAAGTAACAAGCTTTCTGAAATAGTGAGAACTGCTGAATATGATGAAAAAAGACATTCTGCTAAACTCCAAGCTCTTGTGAGAATGGAAGAAAACAATGAAGGATTCTTCAAAGGGGTAAAAGAAGTACTTAACAGTAAAATTATTGGGATAGAAGGTGTATTTATCTCCCTTGTAACTATTCCAGAAAAATTAGAAAAGGCGATTGAAGCTGGAATTCCAGGAAATATACAGGATATTGTTGTAGATACTGGAGATACAGCTAAAAAAGCAATCAATTTTCTTAAAGAAAGAAAAGCTGGAAGAGCTTCATTCCTTGCTCTTGATACCATCAAAGTCCCTGTAAAAAGAGAGATAAAAATAAATATTCCTGGAGTAATAGGAAGAGCTGCTGAACTGGTCACAGCTGATGAAAGATACAAAAGTGTAGTTGAATTTGTTCTTGGAAATCTCCTTATAGTTGAAAATCTGGATACAGCATTAAAAATAGTTAAAAACAATATGTTTATGGGAAATGTAGTAACTCTTTCTGGAGAGCTTATGAGTTCAAGAGGAAGAATAACTGGAGGGGATTCTGGCAATTCTACAGCTAGTCAGATATTTGAAAGAAAGAAAGAGATAAGAATCCTTAAAGAAACTGTTGAAAAACTTACCAGCACCATAAAAAATGCTTCTACTGAACAAAATGAAATAAGTAAAAATCTTGAAAATTTTGAAAATGAAATAGATAAGATAGATTCTTTAGAAGATGGAGTCAGAAAACAACTTAAACTTGCAGAGGAACTATATAATGACTATATTTTGAAAAAAGAAAGAATAGAAAAAGACAGAAGAGTTGTGAAGGTAGAACTGGAAGAAGAAGAGAAATACAGTCAGGAATTTGAAAAAAGAATAAACAGTTCTAAAGATGAAAGAGAAAGAGTTGATCAGGTTATTGCTGAAATCAAAGCTGATGAAGAGCATGAAACTGAAAAGATCAGGGAAATAAATACTGCTATTGAAAAGAAAAAAGAAGAGTTTTCAGATGTAAGAATTCTCTTTATGAATAGTCAGGATAGACTTGGACAACTGGACAGAGAAGAGGAAAGGGAAAAGAAAGAGTATGAGTTCCTTGTAGATGAAAAAAGAAATATGGAAGAAAAGACTGCTTTTCTTGAAAATGAAATAATTTCTCTGGAAGAAAAAGAAAAAATATTAAAAACAGAAATTGAAGAAAGAATAAATAAATATGAAAGCGAAAATACAGAAGTTCAAGAGAGAAAAGTAAAAAATGAAGCTCTTACAGAAGAGGAAAGAACTCTTAACAAAAAAAGAAAAGAAACTGAAAGTTATCTCCTTCATAAAAGAGATAGCCTCAACAGAGTAGAAGAAAGTCTGGAGAGAACTAAAATTGATTTAGAAAGACTGAAAGATATTCTTAGTACTCTTGAAGAAGTAGAAGCTATAGAAGTTGAAGAAGAAAAACTGAAAGAGTTAAAAGACAGATTAAAAACTCTGGATAACAGATTAAAAAATTTCCAAGCTGTAAATCTATTAGCAATAGAAGAATTTAAAGAGTTAAACAACAAGTATATTTTTCTTACTACTCAAAAAGATGATCTTGTTAAAGGAAAAGATATATTAATGGAACTAATCAAGGAAATTGATGATACTATTCACGAAAAATTCTTCACTGCTTACAAAGAGATAGATGCTAACTTTAATCAGATGTGTATGGAAACTCTTAATAACTCTGAAGGAAAACTTCTGGTTATTAATCCTGAAAATTTTGATGAATGTGGTGTTGAAATATTTGTAAAATTCAAAAATAAAAAAAGACAGACACTATCTCTTCTTTCTGGAGGAGAAAAATCTATGGTAGCCATAGCATTCATAATGTCTATTTTTATGTACAAACCTAGTCCATTTACATTTCTTGATGAAATAGAAGCTGCTTTGGATGAAAAAAATACCAGAAAACTTATTGGAAAATTAAAGGAATTTACTGAAAAATCTCAGTTTATTCTTATTACACATAACAAGGACACTATGAGAGAATCAGAATCTATATTTGGAGTAACTATGAATAAAGAGATAGGTATCTCTAAAATAGTTCCTGTTAAATTCTAA
- a CDS encoding HD domain-containing protein produces MGNKVIKDLIHSYITIDIDVQKIVDTPSFQRLKRIKQLTCEYLFPSLNHTRYEHSLGVMKLACDFFDSLNKDMERFGISKKQIENYRFHIKFAALLHDVGHAPLSHLGESFYDKEEIYKSLIENLSDEKEADRIFKDKKGNIVGSPHELMSCLCIIRKLNPTLTEINPNINMELICRIIIGNQYHDKNLWLENILVEIVNSKTIDVDKLDYLIRDNHMSGYIAPRIDIERLFSCTFIGEDKKLKYSSKAIPAMQSVVDSRDLLYLWVYNHHISVYTEFIIRDILGHFMKLYDEQRGTFPEEMNKKDFFSTEAVIDNLVIDDDIYSHLRKAYLASLNGKTVEYTSIVMKQLMERKFLKPLWKTIYEYECLEDELELEKLVTDRLDKILKDNEKIKKIVGEIGETLSLKKGEIFIITRYNKFYHAVSEAKIYVSLNGEDKLLSDLLPQKSFKRFSNISFYIFGPGEKKEEIKKLFLKIIKEEL; encoded by the coding sequence ATGGGAAATAAAGTAATTAAAGATTTAATACACAGTTATATAACAATAGATATTGATGTTCAAAAAATAGTGGATACTCCGTCTTTTCAAAGATTGAAAAGAATAAAACAGCTTACTTGTGAATATCTTTTCCCTTCTCTCAATCATACAAGGTATGAACACTCTCTTGGAGTAATGAAACTAGCTTGTGATTTTTTTGATTCTTTGAATAAAGATATGGAAAGATTTGGAATATCTAAAAAACAAATAGAAAATTATAGATTCCATATAAAATTTGCTGCCCTTCTCCATGATGTAGGACATGCTCCCCTTTCTCATTTAGGAGAATCTTTTTATGATAAGGAAGAAATTTACAAGTCATTAATTGAAAACCTTTCAGATGAAAAAGAAGCTGATAGAATATTTAAAGATAAAAAGGGAAATATTGTAGGAAGCCCTCATGAATTAATGTCATGTCTTTGTATTATAAGAAAATTAAACCCTACTCTTACAGAAATAAATCCCAATATAAATATGGAATTAATATGCAGAATAATAATAGGCAACCAGTATCATGATAAAAATTTATGGTTGGAAAATATTCTCGTGGAAATAGTCAACTCTAAAACAATAGATGTAGATAAGCTTGATTATTTAATCAGAGATAATCATATGAGTGGATACATAGCTCCTAGAATAGATATTGAAAGACTTTTTTCATGTACTTTCATAGGTGAAGATAAAAAATTAAAATATAGTTCTAAAGCTATCCCTGCTATGCAGTCTGTTGTCGATTCAAGAGATTTGCTCTATCTTTGGGTATATAACCACCATATCTCTGTTTACACTGAATTTATCATAAGAGATATACTTGGTCATTTTATGAAGCTTTATGATGAGCAGAGAGGAACATTTCCTGAAGAAATGAATAAAAAAGATTTCTTTTCAACTGAGGCAGTAATAGATAATCTAGTAATAGATGATGATATTTATTCTCATTTAAGAAAAGCATATTTAGCTTCTCTCAATGGAAAAACTGTTGAATACACTTCTATTGTTATGAAGCAGCTAATGGAAAGAAAATTTTTAAAACCTTTATGGAAGACTATTTATGAATATGAATGTCTAGAAGATGAGCTTGAACTGGAAAAGCTGGTAACAGACAGATTGGATAAGATATTAAAAGATAATGAAAAAATAAAAAAAATAGTTGGAGAAATTGGAGAAACTCTTAGTTTAAAAAAAGGAGAGATATTTATAATAACAAGATACAATAAATTCTATCATGCTGTATCTGAAGCTAAGATATATGTATCTCTTAATGGTGAAGACAAGCTTCTCTCTGATCTTCTTCCACAGAAAAGTTTCAAAAGATTCAGTAATATCTCATTTTATATATTTGGTCCTGGAGAGAAGAAAGAAGAGATTAAAAAGTTATTCTTAAAAATAATAAAAGAAGAATTATAA
- a CDS encoding cytochrome c biogenesis protein/redoxin produces MFNDILLTDNISFILVFLGGIFSFFSPCIIPLLPVYMSYLSGNTATTDDQGNISYNQKKVFTHTIFFILGISAAFFILGLSFSKLGGFFNTNRILFTRISGVLILLLGLFQIGLLKNNFMEREHKIDFEAKKINPLIAFIIGFTFSFAWTPCIGPVLSTVLIMASGAKTAFLGNMLISVYSLGFIIPFLLLGIFTTKVLNFLKAKKSFLKYSIKISGAILIIIGIMTLSGFNFNVFAAGQQSQNTEYAAKTEEPAKPAQEEKLPAYDFQLKDQYGNTHTLSDYKGKVVFLNFWATWCPPCRAEMPHIEEIYKEYGYNKNDVVILGAASPTTAENPSPQDESEEKIKAFLTKNNYTFPVVFDVKGEIFRNYYISAFPTTFMIDKDGNIMGYVAGALSKENMKKIIEMTLNNEKK; encoded by the coding sequence ATGTTTAATGACATACTTTTAACAGATAACATTAGTTTTATTTTAGTTTTTTTAGGAGGAATATTTTCTTTCTTTTCTCCCTGCATTATTCCGCTCCTTCCTGTTTATATGAGTTACCTTTCAGGAAATACTGCTACAACAGACGATCAGGGAAATATTTCTTATAATCAGAAAAAAGTATTTACACATACTATATTTTTTATCCTTGGAATATCTGCTGCTTTTTTTATTTTAGGACTTTCCTTTTCAAAGTTAGGAGGATTCTTTAATACTAACAGAATTCTTTTTACTAGAATAAGCGGTGTACTTATCCTCCTTCTAGGATTATTTCAAATAGGACTATTAAAAAATAATTTCATGGAAAGAGAGCATAAAATAGATTTTGAAGCTAAAAAAATAAATCCATTGATTGCTTTTATAATAGGTTTTACATTTAGTTTTGCATGGACACCATGTATAGGTCCAGTATTATCTACTGTTCTTATTATGGCATCTGGAGCTAAAACTGCCTTTTTAGGAAATATGCTTATATCAGTTTACAGTTTAGGATTTATTATTCCATTTTTACTTTTAGGGATATTTACAACTAAAGTTCTAAATTTCTTAAAAGCAAAAAAATCTTTCTTAAAATACAGTATAAAAATTAGTGGAGCTATTCTGATAATAATTGGAATTATGACTTTGAGTGGATTTAACTTTAATGTATTTGCAGCTGGACAGCAGTCCCAAAATACAGAATATGCTGCAAAAACTGAAGAGCCAGCTAAACCTGCTCAGGAAGAAAAACTTCCAGCTTATGATTTTCAGTTAAAAGACCAATATGGAAATACTCATACTCTTTCAGACTATAAAGGAAAAGTGGTATTTCTTAACTTCTGGGCTACATGGTGTCCTCCTTGCAGAGCAGAAATGCCTCATATAGAAGAAATATACAAAGAATATGGATACAATAAAAACGATGTAGTAATATTAGGAGCAGCAAGTCCAACAACTGCTGAAAATCCTTCTCCCCAAGATGAATCAGAAGAAAAAATAAAAGCTTTTCTTACTAAAAATAATTATACATTTCCAGTAGTATTTGATGTAAAAGGAGAAATATTCAGAAATTACTATATAAGTGCTTTTCCTACTACTTTTATGATAGATAAAGATGGAAACATAATGGGATATGTAGCAGGTGCTCTTTCTAAAGAAAATATGAAAAAAATAATTGAAATGACATTAAATAACGAAAAAAAATAA
- a CDS encoding nitroreductase family protein yields the protein MNNKSFMDVLKSRRTIYTLSKETTIPNEKIEEIIKDAVKHVPSAFNNQSARVIILYGENHKKLWEIVMNTLRKVVPAGNFETTENKIKGLANSYGTVLFFDSTRTTKELMEKFPLYRDNFPVWAEQANGMLQFAIWSLLAEQGLGASLQHYNPLIDEEVKTVFEIPKSWKLIAQMPFGKPTAPAIGKEFLPIEKRVIVL from the coding sequence ATGAACAATAAAAGCTTTATGGATGTGTTGAAAAGCAGAAGAACTATATATACTCTGTCTAAAGAAACAACTATTCCTAATGAAAAAATAGAAGAAATAATAAAAGATGCAGTGAAACATGTTCCATCTGCATTTAATAATCAAAGTGCAAGAGTTATAATACTTTATGGGGAAAACCACAAAAAATTATGGGAAATTGTTATGAATACTCTTCGTAAAGTAGTCCCAGCTGGAAATTTTGAAACAACTGAAAATAAGATTAAAGGATTAGCTAATTCTTATGGAACAGTTCTTTTCTTTGACTCTACTAGAACAACAAAAGAACTTATGGAGAAATTCCCTTTATATAGAGATAATTTTCCAGTATGGGCTGAACAAGCTAATGGAATGCTACAGTTTGCTATATGGTCACTGCTTGCTGAACAAGGATTAGGAGCAAGTCTTCAACATTACAATCCTTTGATTGATGAAGAAGTTAAAACTGTATTTGAAATCCCTAAATCATGGAAGCTTATAGCACAAATGCCTTTTGGAAAACCAACAGCTCCTGCAATTGGAAAAGAATTCCTTCCAATAGAAAAAAGAGTTATAGTATTATAA
- a CDS encoding flavocytochrome c, translating to MNKKRILSLILCVALSISAFGVEFKEGTYIGEAKGYRGEVKVEVKTSKNKIEKVKVIKNTDTPIISESAAKKVPEQIVKYQSLRVDGVSGATGTSRALTSAVRNALKNSGADLKELNKKPVIEAKKLAKETQNKDVVVVGAGGAGLVAAIEAKNNGAQNVIVIEKMAFAGGNTLISGGEYAAPNNWVQVKKGLKDSNDIFYNDILKGGDHEGDPKLVRVLADNALSGAEWLKDYINMTFEDRQMFFGGHSVERSLVPQGATGVEMISKLLAKAEELNIPILYETPATELIVDKGRVTGVKAVDEDKEYTFLAKNGVILATGGFGSNLEMRVKYNKDVDENILSTNTVGITGDGITMAEKIGAQLEDMPFIQTYPTCDPISGALLYFGDVRLIGGSILINQEGKRFVEELERRDVISMAIKNQTGNAAYQFCDEAQVKISGVAEHHEDEMNYLFNNKLLVKADTIKEAADFFGIDAAELEKTVAKYNQYAKDGKDLEFNKRGKLTPFEAKGPFYIMKAVPAVHHTMGGVKIDENARVINTKGEVIKGLYGAGEVTGDIHGTNRLGSDAIADITVFGRIAGQNVVKDNK from the coding sequence ATGAACAAAAAAAGAATTTTATCTCTTATATTATGTGTAGCTTTAAGTATTTCAGCTTTTGGAGTTGAATTCAAAGAGGGAACATATATAGGAGAGGCTAAAGGATACAGAGGGGAGGTAAAAGTAGAAGTAAAAACTTCTAAAAATAAAATTGAGAAAGTAAAAGTAATAAAAAATACTGATACTCCTATAATCTCTGAATCAGCAGCAAAAAAAGTTCCTGAACAAATAGTAAAATATCAATCTCTAAGAGTAGATGGAGTATCTGGTGCTACTGGTACAAGCAGAGCCCTTACTTCAGCTGTAAGAAATGCTCTTAAAAATTCTGGAGCTGATCTTAAAGAATTAAATAAAAAACCTGTTATAGAAGCTAAAAAATTAGCTAAAGAAACTCAAAACAAAGATGTAGTTGTAGTTGGAGCAGGAGGAGCAGGTCTTGTTGCTGCTATCGAGGCTAAAAACAATGGTGCTCAAAATGTCATTGTAATTGAGAAAATGGCTTTTGCTGGAGGAAATACTCTTATATCTGGTGGAGAATATGCTGCACCTAACAACTGGGTACAAGTTAAAAAAGGATTAAAAGATAGTAATGATATTTTTTACAATGATATATTAAAAGGTGGAGATCATGAGGGAGATCCTAAATTAGTAAGAGTTTTAGCCGATAATGCCCTAAGTGGTGCTGAATGGCTTAAGGACTATATCAACATGACTTTTGAAGATAGACAGATGTTCTTTGGTGGGCACTCTGTAGAAAGAAGCCTTGTTCCTCAAGGAGCTACTGGAGTTGAAATGATATCTAAGCTTCTTGCTAAAGCTGAAGAATTAAATATTCCTATACTATATGAAACTCCTGCTACAGAACTTATAGTTGATAAGGGAAGAGTTACAGGAGTAAAGGCAGTAGATGAAGATAAAGAATATACATTCCTCGCTAAAAATGGAGTTATCCTAGCTACTGGTGGATTTGGTTCTAATCTTGAAATGAGAGTTAAATACAATAAAGATGTAGATGAAAATATTCTTTCTACAAACACAGTTGGAATAACTGGTGACGGAATAACTATGGCTGAAAAAATAGGTGCCCAGCTTGAAGATATGCCATTCATCCAAACTTACCCTACTTGCGACCCTATAAGTGGAGCTCTTCTTTATTTTGGTGATGTAAGACTTATTGGTGGAAGTATTCTTATCAACCAAGAGGGAAAACGTTTTGTTGAAGAATTAGAAAGAAGAGATGTTATCTCTATGGCAATAAAAAATCAAACTGGAAATGCTGCTTACCAATTCTGTGATGAAGCACAAGTAAAAATAAGTGGAGTAGCTGAACATCATGAGGATGAAATGAATTACCTATTTAATAATAAACTTTTAGTGAAAGCTGATACTATAAAAGAAGCTGCTGATTTCTTTGGAATAGATGCTGCTGAACTTGAAAAAACTGTAGCAAAATATAATCAATATGCTAAAGATGGAAAAGATTTAGAATTTAATAAAAGAGGAAAACTTACTCCATTTGAAGCAAAAGGACCTTTCTATATTATGAAAGCTGTCCCTGCTGTACATCACACAATGGGTGGAGTAAAAATTGATGAAAATGCAAGAGTTATCAATACTAAAGGGGAAGTAATAAAAGGACTTTATGGAGCTGGAGAGGTTACTGGAGATATTCATGGTACCAATCGTCTAGGTAGTGACGCAATTGCTGATATTACAGTATTTGGAAGAATTGCAGGACAAAATGTAGTTAAAGATAATAAATAA
- a CDS encoding TrmB family transcriptional regulator, which yields MQDVVDKLMNFGFTRTEAVVYITLLKSGKTNGYKMAKELNLSRSTVYQALESLYKNGYVFMIPNGSKEYEAKEPEIIFEEIEKKFHKNAESIKQQLKNIERPLKKDYYLRIEGYENILHTLHSIIKDAEKEIYLNTDFNLEIMESDLKEAAKRGVRIIIFSFNKLEDIGENIEYYHKTELKETHKNPKRIMMVTDLCNSFVVTNTGDKMIGTLTDNEVYVQIISEHIHSDIYMARLAKIYEKSFEKKISINSLHEKKNFIQ from the coding sequence ATGCAGGATGTAGTAGACAAACTTATGAATTTCGGTTTCACAAGAACAGAAGCTGTAGTCTATATAACCTTGCTTAAATCAGGAAAAACAAATGGTTATAAAATGGCTAAAGAACTAAATCTCTCAAGATCCACTGTTTATCAGGCTTTAGAGTCTTTATATAAAAATGGATATGTTTTTATGATTCCTAATGGTAGTAAAGAATATGAAGCAAAAGAGCCTGAGATAATTTTTGAAGAAATAGAAAAGAAATTTCATAAAAATGCTGAAAGTATAAAACAACAACTTAAAAATATAGAAAGACCTTTAAAAAAAGATTATTATCTAAGAATAGAAGGCTATGAAAATATTCTACATACTCTTCACAGTATTATTAAAGATGCTGAAAAAGAAATATATCTGAATACAGATTTCAATCTTGAAATTATGGAATCTGATTTAAAGGAAGCAGCTAAAAGAGGAGTAAGAATTATTATATTTTCTTTTAATAAATTAGAAGATATTGGAGAAAATATAGAATATTATCATAAGACTGAATTAAAAGAAACTCATAAAAATCCAAAAAGAATTATGATGGTAACTGATTTATGCAATAGTTTTGTAGTGACTAATACTGGTGATAAAATGATAGGCACTCTCACAGATAATGAAGTCTATGTACAGATAATCTCAGAACATATACACAGTGACATCTATATGGCAAGATTAGCTAAAATATATGAAAAATCTTTTGAAAAGAAAATTAGTATAAACAGCCTTCATGAAAAGAAAAACTTTATTCAGTAA
- the malQ gene encoding 4-alpha-glucanotransferase — translation MFKRSSGILMHITSLPSEYGIGDFGKKAYEFVDFLEKSKQKLWQILPMGPTGYGDSPYQSFSAFAGNPYFIDLEEFIELGYIDHNDLLPLREINYEDNLDYEQVNERKTKLLKNIFEIFWKKTEKNDEIEEDFKKFKTKNAYWLDNYVLYMALKEKFSGKSWQNWPKCYKYRNLKKFEKNDENLKKNMDYFSFVQYTFYKQWFKLKSYANSKGICIIGDIPIFVATDSADTWSESKIFQFDKYKKPKRVSGCPPDYFSKDGQLWGNVLYDWKYLKKTNYDWWIKRIAYCFEIYDIVRIDHFRGFEAYWSIPSKDTTAVRGHWEKGPGMDFFRTVERRLGKLPIIAEDLGLLTERVKKLLKRSGFPGMKVLEFAFDSENSDYLPHKYEENCVAYTGTHDNNTVTGWYETISPEIKHYCDEYLKNYLSKFGSDYWLPINLRFIDAIWASKANIAIAQMQDFIGLGEEGRMNAPSTLGKNWKWRLNEKYITDELCNNIKTITRKFKR, via the coding sequence ATGTTTAAAAGAAGCAGTGGTATATTAATGCATATAACTTCTCTTCCAAGTGAATATGGAATAGGAGATTTTGGAAAAAAAGCATATGAATTTGTAGATTTTCTTGAAAAATCTAAACAGAAATTATGGCAGATACTCCCAATGGGTCCTACAGGATACGGGGATTCACCTTATCAGTCTTTCTCAGCTTTTGCAGGTAATCCTTATTTCATAGATTTAGAAGAATTTATAGAGCTTGGATACATAGATCATAATGACCTCTTGCCTTTAAGAGAAATAAACTATGAAGATAATCTTGATTATGAACAGGTAAATGAAAGAAAAACTAAACTTTTAAAAAATATTTTTGAGATTTTCTGGAAAAAAACAGAAAAAAATGATGAAATAGAGGAAGACTTCAAAAAATTTAAAACAAAAAATGCTTACTGGCTGGACAACTATGTTTTGTATATGGCATTAAAAGAAAAATTTTCTGGAAAGTCATGGCAAAACTGGCCTAAATGTTATAAATATAGAAATTTAAAAAAATTTGAAAAAAATGATGAAAATTTGAAAAAAAATATGGATTATTTTTCTTTTGTGCAATATACTTTCTATAAACAATGGTTTAAGTTAAAATCTTATGCTAATTCCAAAGGAATTTGCATAATTGGAGATATTCCTATCTTTGTAGCAACAGACAGTGCTGATACTTGGAGTGAATCAAAAATATTCCAATTTGATAAATATAAAAAACCAAAAAGAGTTTCAGGATGTCCTCCAGACTATTTTAGCAAAGATGGTCAACTGTGGGGAAATGTATTGTATGATTGGAAATATCTTAAAAAAACAAATTATGACTGGTGGATAAAAAGAATAGCTTACTGTTTTGAAATATATGATATTGTCAGAATAGATCATTTCAGAGGATTTGAAGCTTATTGGAGTATTCCGTCAAAAGATACTACTGCTGTAAGAGGACACTGGGAAAAAGGTCCTGGAATGGATTTTTTCAGAACTGTTGAAAGAAGATTAGGAAAGCTTCCAATAATAGCTGAAGACCTTGGCCTTCTTACTGAAAGAGTAAAGAAGCTTTTAAAGAGAAGCGGCTTTCCTGGAATGAAAGTACTTGAATTTGCTTTTGATTCAGAAAACAGCGACTATCTACCACATAAATATGAAGAAAATTGTGTAGCATATACAGGAACCCATGATAACAATACTGTGACTGGATGGTATGAAACTATCTCTCCTGAAATTAAACATTATTGTGATGAGTATTTAAAAAATTATCTCAGTAAATTTGGGAGTGATTACTGGCTTCCTATTAATCTTAGATTTATTGATGCAATATGGGCATCAAAAGCTAATATAGCTATAGCTCAAATGCAGGACTTTATTGGTTTAGGAGAAGAAGGAAGGATGAATGCTCCATCTACATTAGGAAAAAATTGGAAATGGAGGCTCAATGAAAAATATATTACAGATGAATTATGTAATAATATAAAGACAATAACTAGAAAATTTAAAAGATAG